aCATACAAATGTtcatcccataatgtccagaaaaaaagaagttgatgcagacggatggctgtgcttcaaggcgaaagaccggtatgccttttgtgttacgaagagtgttactgaccaaaatgaacgctttttaggagagatataagttatgtgtaaatatttataagacaatacctgacaaaatcggttttaatgacattaataaacatcactgtgtcagCGTTAGTCGCAGTTTCAgtgcagcaaaggacgaggacatgaatcacttatctaaccagcctttactgatttctgcccccaataaccctttcaataacctccaatagcctttaatagtcttcagtagccttcaacagtctaaccttgctgccgtggtgtgtccactaaacgccgtagttataaacatcatgaggttagcagcgcgctaactgacctgtttataatgtaatccgatcagtgactccgtgacggctgctctaaactgctgctgttagctgcttgggctgaaagatgaactgtagagagctgtattatccggttagtggggttaaaacctttatttcatacacggaagaacttaaaatatttaaaaacgctctagactggctcagctgagccctgtagcccgtggctgggctgtagctctgactaagtaaagactgcgggcttgtgctgctgcagctccgacttgtggttggatgaggaactgctaaatctgaggaaatgctaaatctgtcacatgttcttaacagctcacaatttttgattttatatttataaagccttatttcagtatcaaacgttttgatcaaagttaatataacttgtatttgatgtcatttctgttcacttgaatagtttggttcttgattgatggagtttttggatttcataacatgacaaaaggatttatgttaatagagcaacaagcaaacattgtttccatgcaactgtaatatttgattgaataaataatatattgagagttatttaacattaaggagtaattacattcattttatattacattttttcatttttttattacattttattacatttataagttacatctggccctcagaggacagccaatatgccaatgtggccctcggccaaaatgagtttaaAAACCCTGAGAAGTTCAACTGTTAACTTTTGACatatatgtgcaaatgcacacaaacacacagattgtGTAGcctctgtagagaagtactggcagtactgtactgataataaaatACAACTTTCTGGAGCAGATTAGCCTACACCTACTGACACCATACCAACAAccaagcattgagctgtggagcagtgaaactacagaggattgaaatgacgttactctccttcccaaactTACAGCAAGTTgcaaatataaagataaaagaatgcgagacactaaatgtacaatacaacgaGGTCACATATATAGACAAATGTGAGAAAAGAgaatggaatgacagtataattGTAAACAGAACACAACCtgtataaacattagtgcaaatataaaGGCATGAAAGCTTAAATCTGCTAAAGTGAACAAGTGATAAAAATTCTTTAAAAGTTCACAGTTGTTGGGggtgccctgcgatggattggcggccaaATTGAATTAAAGTGGGTGTGATGCTGTAAGtgtaagcagtagtgcaggtattgggtgtgtgagtgcatgtcagTTCTtaaaaagttccagtactgtgatTCCAGTACAgagtttcggtaacactttataatactgttccatagttaataggtaactaagcaggaactaagcagtaactaattaatagtgctgcattaacacctaaatattttctattaactaccagggagtactaaataattactcagtagatagtactgaactaatgattatagtagttcactaataactccacaataattactgagacttacatatctcccagagaactacttactaataatgtctcctttataataactattcattaattactgctcaaatcaacattaattactgaaaacccttacatcccacctggggaactatagatctaaatcagtctacacaaacaattattctatcagtggtgatattaaaggcatatttgagtgacaccatttgtagtagtagtaaccttaattaccttattatcatcattatcttccaaatattagcaacatatagtaaaatactacagtgtgtcgtaatctgcttaaccccatttttgaaagaacTAAAAAattttataacgtaatattattacatagtagacattatttatgttctccagaagactctaagtactcaattttgttttaatggtcactgctttaattttcagcaccaaccttataaacgttcatctttagccttgcagtctcacagacttttagtgcccattattagggtaattacggtaattccacagcgccagaccgctagcctctatcagtgtgtttatctgctgctgcaggttattctatcagtggtgatattaaagtcagtgacaccacttatcatatattaaccttacttaccttagtatgctcaatatcttccaaatgctagacacactgaaatgtgcagtagtctgcttaacccccatttttgtaatgttctgtcagtgtgttacaggtgtttattctaaacctgtgctcttcttcagtcctcctggagatgtgctcagtagaagtgatggctcacatacagctttactgtaggatgtgtcgtacatccttattctgggggaaatcatgtttaaaggaataaatatttgtgttagataacggactaggtgtccctgtgttcttcatagataattaataaggggtccctgtcttcttttttcgggagttaacagcagcacatggtaacccattactaatgactgaggagttactgtgttcttctttaggagttactgcaaatcataccacagtattataaagtgagaaacatgttaactaattactaattactgaggagttactgtgttcttctttaggagttactgtaaatcataccacagtattataaagtgagaaacatggtaactaattactaattactgaggagttactgtgttcttctttaggggttactgcaaatcataccacagtattataaagggaaatatacattaataataataataataataataataataataataataacacacatttaacctagctaactaacacacacacatttaacctagttaactaacacacacatttaaattagctaacacaattaacctagctaacacacacacatttcccctagctaacttagcttgctaactaacacacatttaacctagctaactaacacacatataacctagctaactaacacacacacatttaacttgctaacacacatataacctagctaactaacccacacataaatgttaacttagctagcaaacgaacacacataacctagctaactaacacacatttaaactagttaactaacacatacataacctagctaacttagccagttaactaacacacacataacctagctaacttagctggctaacgctaactacacacacaacttagctaacttaacttaacttagctagctaacacacatcctaaagctgaacaacccacaaagagtcctcctctgatccgggggtaaataagctggaaaagatctcaatatcttgattactagtttattttcaatcaaatacagaaatatgaaagcagcagagtctcttaatcatcctccagcagcagcagcagcgcacagcagagaatttacacgaaggacctggagagctgcgtccgctgtgaaattaccgtaattaccctaatagtgcgcagtaaaataaatctctctgagactgcaaacgctggatacacttttataaggctgatacctagtgttaaagcaatgattgttacattattactgtcttacagtcattcttagagtcttagatgccttctggagaactttcatcagtgtcttctatgcaataatattacgttatgttttttttttcttccaaaaatgatggttaagcagagtaatacacactgtagtattttactatatgttgctaatatttggaaggaactgaggataataaggtaattaaggttaccactactacaaatggtgtcacttgtttaattcaaatatgccttaaattaatatgcatttaactcaaatatgcctgatttagatctatagttccccaggtggcatctaagggttttcagtaattaatgctgatttgagcagtaattaatgaatagttattataaaggagacattattagtaagtagttctctgggagatatgtaagtctcagtaattattgtggagttattagtgaactactataatcattagttcagtactatctactgagtaattattcagtactccctggtagttaatagaaaatatttaggtgttaatgcagcactattaattagttactgcttagttcctgcttagttacctattaactatggaacagtattataaagtgttacccagagTTTCAGTTCTGTGTTGATTGAAGGCAGGGTAAGGATGCTAAGTAAGtctgctgggggcaggattgggatggggtagagcaggaagagagttcagcatcctcacagcctgatggatggagctgtttctcagtctgctggtcctagcccCAAGACTATActgtctcctccctgatggcagcaggctgaagaagctgtgtagtgggatCTCCTGCTAGGCAAAAACTTCAGCAGTACTGCTGAGTCTGATTCACTCGTAccagaacacaacacacactaactccTCACACACCACCATCCtttcagtgttactgcagtgttaagaatgacccaccatccaatCAATACCTGCTATGTGGTCCTATAGGATCCTGCACATTTAAGAACAATGCAAAAGGAGAATAATGACGTttccagagaaacagatactaaaggactacagtctgtaattatagaactacaaattgctCCTATATGTTCAGGTGAGCTCAGATATGGACACACAGGTGCTCATAATATTTCTATGTTTAGatcatttaaatatgtattatattattttttatggaAATTGGGGTTttgttctttctctccctctatctctctctctctctcactctctctctctttctatcatcAGTCTGTTGACTCTCTCAAATATTAATGACACTGAGTGCTGGTCTTTTCTCCTTCCTGCCAGCAGCTGCCCTGTGAACAATAGCGTCCGTCCTCACTACCCTgaggcctcacacacacacacacacacacacacacacacacacacacacacacacacacaaacacacacacacacacacacacacacagacacacacacatacattcaaaaGCAGACATTAAGACACAGTATCATATGGTACATGCACACACAGTAAATGCTAGCCCATTGTGTACACATCCacaacacacatactgtatacagacaaacaaatataaacacacacaacaatgcaaaacatgtatacacataaatacatgaaGTGACACATGCACTGTGTTATATTGTATGCACACACCTCAAATAAGAAACAGTTGCAGGACAAAACATCCTTCcattaatttacttttacttttatttgattacagacaATATTAATCCAGCTTAcgactctggaaaaaataagagaccacttaaaaatgatgagtttctttgattttaccaaattgaaaacctgtgaaatataaccaagaggaagatggatgagcacaagccatcaaaccaagctgaactgcttaattttttgcaccagaagtggcataacattatccaaaagcagtgtgtaaaactggtggaggagaacatgctgagctgcatgaaaactgtgattaaaacccaggatTATGCTTATTGAATATATCTACCAATAGAAGACTCTGCATCTGATAAAAAAgtaccttttgtgtttgtgttgtgtttatctACAGGATGCATGTGCTACTACTGTTGCTGCCCCTGGTAATGATTGTCCAATCCATGTCCTCCATCAGCAACTTCACTTGCCCTGCTAACTGCACATGCCAACTGGAGTTCAAATTTGCCACCTGTGCCAGCAAAAACTTTGCCAGTCTGCCCACAACCATCCCATCATACATAGAACACCTGAACCTGTCCTTCAACCAGCTGTCCTTCATCCAGCACCGGGCCTTTCAGACCAATAGGCTTCTACACACCCTTCTCTTAAACGACAACCAGATTAGAACCATAGCAGATGGAGCTTTCTCTCCACTGGAGGCTCTGGTCAAGCTGGACCTCAGTCGGAACTACATCTCTACCTTGCCAGGAGGGTTCTCGCTGGGCTTGGGAACTCTCCGGGATTTGTCTCTGGCAGAAAACCAGTTGACTGGCATAAATGacaacagcttcaaaaacatggaCGCCCTGCAGAAACTCAACTTGAGACACAATGCCATCCACCTCGACAAAATAAGGGCTTTTGGCTCATTGAGCACATTGCGGCGGATCTACCTGGACTGGAACAACATCACAATCCTCTCAAATGGCGTCTTCTCTATGTTGAGAAACTTGGAGGAGCTTCGACTTGAAGGAAACTCTATTAACCGTCTAGAGGTTGGGGTCTTCTCTCCTCTTACCAGCCTGACGATGTTGGATTTGGCCAATAACAATATGACCACAGTAGATTTCAAGGCATTCCTAAGCCTTCACACCCACAGCACCCACATCTGGCTGGCTGGGAACCTCTGGAGATGTGACTGCGACTTGCAGAGAGCCTTCGGGAAGCTGCGCAGCGTCAACAGGTTTCTGCTGGACGACTACGAAAACCTGACCTGTGCAGAGCCTGAGCAACTTAACGGCGAGCCCCTCACTGAGGTGGATACTCAGCTGTGCTTTGCAGAAACAGTCACTGTGCTGATTATCACTATTACTGTGCTGATCACCGTGGTGGCAGCTATTGTCATGGcagagaagaagaggaggaagagcagtATAGGCAAACACTGGACAGAAGCGAGCGACATGTCCTACGACTCGCAGAACTGATggtttttggggggggggggttgttgggaCTTACCACAGTTACATGGCATGGGGGTTTGGTGTTTAGCATGTTTACCTTTTTGCACTGAGGTCTTGTGTTCAAGTTCATATCTGGATGGAGTTTCGATGTGTTCTTCACGTATCTGCATGGATCCCTTCTTGGACTCCAGtgttctcccacagtccaaaaacattggTTGCTATAGGTTGCCTtggtgtgtgaatgtatgtgtgcatgcccagatatggattgtgATGCTGTCctgtggttgtttctggttgagagtatgctgtctgCAGTATGTGAGTTGGTTGAGTGCAGAGTGTAAAGAATTGTGTAGGGCTGTAAGCATTGATTGTAAGTATCCTTTGGTTCTAGAAATGGGCTATATaagtataattatttattaaactaacAAAATGATTTATTGAAACTGAGGGAAGTatttgttaaattaaaataattatttattaaaactgatcaaattatttattaaattaacagagcGATTTATTAAACCTTAGgaaattattcattaatttaacagaacgatttattaaactaaggaaaatatgttttaaattaacagaacgatttatcaAAACTGAGgggattatttattaaattaacagaacgatttattaaaactgagggaattatttattaaattaacagaacgatttattaaaattgagggaattatttattaaattaacagaacgatttattgtgCATCAGAAGGAGAAAAATATCCCCTACAAAGCCAGTACacaaaccaataaaccaataacTGGTGAAAAACAAAAGATATAAACATTAAATGTGCTTTAACTATGGTGTGATCAAAACTAAATTTTGTCTTCCGACTGAAAGTCGAACAGACCAAATCAAAGTGCCTGAAACTAAAACCAATGAGAATGAGGGGTTGTTCTTATTCGAGCCAATGAGAATGAGGGGGCGTTCCTGATATGGGAACACCCTTAAATCAGGAACATCCCTTGCTGCATATTGTTAGCAGTGCCTATAAGGTCAGTTTCTGTAAAGTTGCGAGCATTAAATTGTCCGGAATCTGGAGGAAATCAAAATACTAAGAGGCCAGTTGCTGAAATACTGTTAtaagtataatgttataataataataataataataataatatgctagagtataatatgcaagtcaagaaagaaaagtgtaataactaataattacccatgttttaaattgtattattctaagatggataataaatgctttcatttaaatgagttgcttaccaagaagccacccgtcaTGCACtctgcttgttttcttatcctcttctgctcttggaaatctaaaacggcttataagcagtctaatctgactcttttttcagtaacgagtaatctaacgcgttactatttccaatgcagtaatcagattaaagttacttatccaagtcactgtgcgttactctctctctctctctctctccacctcacacacacacacacacaccacgttcccttccccatccccctccgctctcccccaatcacacgcgtctcgctttctcccctgtctctctctctcgcgctcggcgtgtctttagtttccgcccattctcgtttttccgccagttcttgggctccctatctctttataaaggcgttttttcccggccgcatcccaattcactagccagggcagcggtctgcacagatctgattggcagaggagagcgtttgaagattttacaccacacgtgattggtctgcaagtttccCGTGACGagtgcgtataccgtaaagacaagaaaagttctgacgctttaaatgaacactgtcaaaattaaattcttctcagtagtttatcggtttgggtccgcattgaacaacgtctgggtccggacccggactgcagtctgcatatatgtgatccctggcctcgaccatatacacggttctgttttataaaaccactccttgctgccctgcagagaacaacaggttcaatgttcagttttagtgtttaaatatgtcaggtcaagaaagactttcaatattttatatttttttataaaaacaagtatttatgttaagtgaactcaagaaagaccatattttattttttataaaaaaaattatttatgttaagttaattcaagagaaatggtcttttaattttataaaaataaatagttcaactttaaatgtctagagatacattgatgctgttaaaaatgctttttccaacaaagggagtattggcaaaactggttataatttaagttaaggcggcgggacgtggtgtgtgcagctgcttaaagtaactaataaagtaacttgtaaagtaacttagttacttttaaaatcaagtaatccataaagtaactaagttactttttaaaggagtaatcagtaatcggattactttttcaaagtaactataccatcactgctctagGCTGTGTCATATATGCTTATCAGTTTAACCCTCTATTGTTTCCTGGGCTTGTAGAGCTGATGTCATGTAGGATTTTCTGGTATGAGAGAGGCAGTCAGACAGCTTGTCTTTCTTAAAGCTTTTCTGAATTCTGAATGTTCTGCTTCTAATTActgggtttgttattattattattattattattattattattatttcaaaggattaatgctatttctttatatttgtttgcaatattactaacttaataaataattatcttacagTCAATAAATTGAAATATGTGATTAAAAGTTTTTGATTTGAGCTCTTTCTCTTTGTACAAAGGTATTATTACTCGTGAGGAGGCGGAGGATTTGCTGTCAGgcaccatttgaaagagtctgtcctaggctatcacctctgcaggtttgggcaaatttcactgttttgtttatttttaatacttgctaGTATCAGATGTAAATTCATTCTCCAATAAGCCATCACAGGGCCACTGTGAGGCAGTCCTATCAGTTCCATCAGCACTGCGTATTTCTGCAGGTTTCACTATAGATAGCCCCTTGCACTTGAGGTATTGGATTTAAGGTGATGGTTTTAAACTCACACCCCCTGTTTCTAGCACAGGTGTCTTTAACAGGTGATTTCTAGACTAGACTGTTTAGAAATATGCTGAGCAGTTTAATGGTGGAACAGTTAAGTggacctttttgttttatttgttttggcattattggaaaatcatgagaattttcatttaaagcatgaaaaaaaaataataataatataaaataaacaatacagtgaaatatgcccaaacttgcagaggtgatagcctaggacagactctttcaaatggtagtggaactgttttggcattatgggaaaatcatgagaaatttaattttaaacatgaataaaaaaaataaaacaaattaatatacagtgaaatttgcccaaacttgcaggagtcataggctagaaaatactctttcaaattgtagtggaactgttttggcattatgggaaaatcatgagaaatttaattttaagcatgaataaaaaataaaaaaaaattatataaaataaacaatacagtgaaatttgcaggagtcatagcctatgttgtactctttcaaatggtcatggacctgttttggcattatgggaaaatcagtagtaatttaattttaaacatgaataaaaaataaaaataaaataatataaaataaacaatacagtgaaatttgcccaaacttgcaggagtcatagcctatgttgtactctttcaaattgtagtggaactgttttggcattatgggacaatcatgagaaatttaattttaaacatgaataaaatatatatatatatatatatatatatatatatatatatatatatatatatatatatatatatatatatatatatatatatatataaacaatacagtgacatttacccaaatttgcagaggtaatagtctatgttttactctttcaaatggtagtgaagctgttttggcattatgggaaaatcatgagaaaattaattttaagcatgaataaaaataaaaatgaatataaaataaacaatacagtgacatttacccaaatttgcagaggtaatagtctaggatggactcttttaagaggtactggatctgttttggccttTTGGGAAACTTATGAgcaatttaatttgaagcatggattgaaaaagtaatattaatataaaactctctctctctctctctctctctctctctctctcttaaaaaccgatgggattgttatggtattatatcaaatagataatgtactgcactaaatctacagtgaggtgagttattttaatccgttttcttctcgtttctgggcttaatgtatgtctgaattaatataaccgactgaaacgtgtctgtctctctctgtgttttttagcgtgctctcctcctgcgcgtctgtttaccgtaaaatcgcgcgtatacgcgcatcaaagtttaaagcgcggatgacttgattagaaatttccgaagcgcggatagcttgactccggtaaaacaccagcatagatatactccttaataactgcccacatcttccccaaggtacacaataagacacttcagcagacacagccggcccatcgggaatcctcacgaatctcccgattagccactccgggcctggacacactgacaaagttgtaattaactgatttcca
Above is a genomic segment from Astyanax mexicanus isolate ESR-SI-001 chromosome 23, AstMex3_surface, whole genome shotgun sequence containing:
- the LOC103030140 gene encoding phospholipase A2 inhibitor, with protein sequence MIVQSMSSISNFTCPANCTCQLEFKFATCASKNFASLPTTIPSYIEHLNLSFNQLSFIQHRAFQTNRLLHTLLLNDNQIRTIADGAFSPLEALVKLDLSRNYISTLPGGFSLGLGTLRDLSLAENQLTGINDNSFKNMDALQKLNLRHNAIHLDKIRAFGSLSTLRRIYLDWNNITILSNGVFSMLRNLEELRLEGNSINRLEVGVFSPLTSLTMLDLANNNMTTVDFKAFLSLHTHSTHIWLAGNLWRCDCDLQRAFGKLRSVNRFLLDDYENLTCAEPEQLNGEPLTEVDTQLCFAETVTVLIITITVLITVVAAIVMAEKKRRKSSIGKHWTEASDMSYDSQN